Below is a window of Veillonella rodentium DNA.
TACTTTTCAGGTTCCAAATAGCGAAAGGATAAATCCTCCAGCTCCCACTTCACATTGAAGATCCCCAATCGATGTGCAAGGGGCGCAAAAATCTCAAGGGTTTCCCGGGCAATACGTTTCTGCTTGTCGCTGCGCATGTGCTTCAGTGTGCGCATATTATGCAGGCGGTCACCCAATTTGATAACAACGACACGCACGTCTTTCGCCATGGCCAAAATCATCTTCCGATAATTTTCCATCTGCCGGTCTTCTTTTGTCTCGTATTGGAATTGATTTAACTTCGTTACGCCGTCCACGAGGAAGGCTACTTCGGAACCGAACAGTTCCTCCACATCTTCCTTCGTATACGACGTATCCTCCACCACATCATGCATGAGAGCCGCCATCAATGTAACATGATCGATTTGCAGATGAGCCAGGATATTGGCCACAGCCAACGGATGCATAATATACGGTTCTCCGGAAGCTCTGAACTGGCCTTCATGAGCTTTATCCGCCAATTCAAAGGCCTTCATGACGAGTTTACACTCATCATCGGGCAAATATGTATGAATATAATCCATAAATTCAGACAAAGCTTTTTCCTTATTAAAGGTCCCCGGTTCCAGCAGCACTTTGCCTTCTTCATTTACAATTGTCATAATGTCACCCCCTATCTACTATAGGTGAGAAATGTTACGGATGTGACAAGATCTAATTTTCCTTCGACGGTATTCCATCGCAACATAAGTTGACCATCATCACTTGTATATTCCTTAACAATACCGAGCTCTTTAAATACATCTAAAGAGGCCAAGGCACTGCGATTATTCTGTTCTGTCGGCTTACGGCGTAAAATAGCCTGTTCCACATGATAAACAGATTGGCTGTTCCCGCGCATGGAATGTTTCACGATAACGTATATCTGACGCAGGCCTTCTGCGGTCAGGCTGATAGGTTCCTCCGTGATCGGTTCTATATCCTGAATCATAAGTTGCGGGGACACGGTACCTTGCCATTCATTTTTCTGCAATGAAAAGGCTACTTTCACCTTTGTCCCTACAAATATCAATTTAAATAATTCAGGTCGATTCCAAGCAATTGCATCCAAAGTACCCCTGGAGGTCTCTAAAATCACCTTGCAGTGAGTCTTCAGCTGCCCCATAAGCATAATATCCTGTACAACGGCTTCCATAACGGCAAAAACAGGTGTGCTGTTTGCCATTCCGTACGGTTCTAACGCGGATATACTGTCTATAATATCCACATCGATGTCATCCACAGGCAGTTCCGCATCAATGAAGACAACCGGTACATATTCTTCATCATCTATCGTACGCTTACAGTACTCCGTCAGACGACTGCGCAGTTCATCTATGCGATTCGCATCAATGCTGAACCCCGCCGCAGCCGCATGACCGCCGAACTGAATCAGTATATCCTCGCAGGATTTCAACGCATCATAAATATTAAAACCGTCAATACTGCGACAAGATCCTTTCCCTACTCCGTCATGAATACTGATGACCAATGTAGGCTTATAAAATTCCTCCACTAATCGGGACGCCACAATTCCTATTACGCCCGGATGCCACTCTTTACCGGCTACGACGGTTACATAATCCGCCTCATGACCTTGATTCAACACGTCGATGCGAGCCTGTTCATAAATATTACGCTCCAACTCTTGCCGTTCCCGATTCGTCTCATTTAATTCCTCTGCAATCGCTTCGGCCACGTCACTATCATCAGTCACCAATAATTCTACGGCGCGGGTGGCGTGTGTGACACGTCCCGCCGCATTTAAACGCGGTGCCAACGTAAAACCGATATGACCGGATGTGATATTTTTTTCATGCAAACCCGACACATCAATGAGTTTATGAATGCCCAGATTAGGATGCTCATTCATCTTCTCAAGGCCAGCTTTCACGATGACCCGATTTTCCCCGACAAGAGGCACCACATCAGCAACAGTTCCCAGAGCCACGATATCGAGATCATCCAGATACCATTCGCCATACTTCGTGAGCCATAAGGCCTGACATAGTTTAAAAGCCACACCTACGCCGGATAAATTCTTATCCGTATAAGGGCAATCCTTCTGCTTATGATTAATCACCGCCTTGGCACGGGGGATTCTATCCGGCGCCGTATGATGATCTGTAATAATTATATCAAGCCGATCCCGAACGGCCTCCACGATATCATATGAGCTGATACCGCAGTCAACGGTGATAACAAGCGCCGTTCCCTGCTCCACAAGATGCTCAAGAGCCTCTAAATTTAAACCGTAACCTTCACTTTGTCGCTCCGGTATATAATAACTCACATTGGCATGTAAACGCTGAAAAAAACGATATAACAAAGATGTCGCTGTAATACCGTCCACATCGTAATCACCATAAATCACGATGGACTTATTGCTCTCTAGCGTCTTCTGAATCAACGAAACGGCGATATCCATATCCTTCAATGTAAACGGCTCAAGCAAATCGGATAAATTACCCGTTAAAAAACGGCGTCCTTCATTGACATCGATGTGACGATTCACCATTAACTTTGCGACGATAGGATTTACACCAAGTTCACGGATTAAGATATTCTCTTGTTCTGTATCCCCCGACGAGAGTCTCCAACGCTTCTTTCTAATCATCACATGCCTCAACAATTTATAATCAATATCCTTCTCTGATTTAACGTATTATCATTATCATTATTATCTATTATACAATAAAACGCCTTTAAAATAAAATAATTTATATATTTTATTCTCAATTAATTGATAAGTTCTTCTCAACAAAAAAGAATCTCCCATTATCAATAGGAGATTCTATATCAGTGAGCCACTTAGAACCGGAAGTCCCGTTCGCCATCCTTCATCTGTGCAATATACGCTTTTGCTTTGTCTTTAACTAAGTCATTTTTAATATTTTCCAACTGGCTTTCAATAACCTTGGCCCCATGAGTCTTAGTCTTTTCGTTACCATAATCCATAATGTATTCATTCAACGTCATTAACGCATTCGGCTGACAGCAATTATGAATTTGTCCGGATTTAGCCAATGCCATAAAACGATCCCCTGTACGACCAGCGCGATAACATGCGGTGCAGAAACTAGGCACATAACCGAGATCCAGAAGCCAATCCACGATTTCATCCAATGTACGCGTATCACTACGGTCGAATTGAGCGGAGTTATCCTCCGGTTTTTCTTCTTCTTTGTATCCGCCTACACTGGTACGGGATCCGCCGCTGATTTGCGAAATCCCCAATGCCAATCCCCGTTCACGCATTTCCTGCGTTTCCCGCGTGGACATGATCATACCCGTATACGGCGTGGATACGCGAATGAGAGCAACGATTTTTTCAAAAATATCATCCGGCACGGCATTGCTGAAATCATCTACATCGATATCGTCAGCCGGACAAATACGCGGTACTGAAATTGTGTGTGGACCTACCCCGAATACCGCTTCCAAATGCTCCGCATGCATCAAGAGTCCTACGAAGTCGTATTTATAATGCTCCAAGCCGTAAAGAACACCGATGCCTACATCATCGATTCCGCCCTGCATGGCACGGTCCATCGCTTCCGTATGGTATGCATAATCGCTTTTAGGCCCTGTCGGATGCAACGCTTCATAGTTCTCCTTATTGTACGTCTCTTGAAACAATGTATACGTCCCGATGCCGACATCATGCAGTTTTTTATAATCCTCTACGGAACATGCCGCAATATTGACATTAACCCGGCGAATCTCACCATTTTTATTCTTGATGCTGTAAATGGTTTTAATGGACTCCAGAATATATTCGAGAGGATTATTGAGAGGGTCTTCACCGGACTCGATAACGATACGTTTGTGCCCCATCGCTTCTAAGGCGATAACCTCTTCCTTAATCTGTTCCTGCGTCAATTTTTTTCGTTTAATGTCGCGATTTTTGGAATGATACGGACAATAAACGCAGCCATTGATACAATAGTTGGACAAATACAATGGAGCAAATAAAACGATACGATCCCCATAAATGGTTTTCTTAATCTCTTTAGCTAAAGCAAACAGCTTTTCCTTATATTCAGGCAAAGGACATTCTAACAGCACCGCTGCTTCTCGATGGTTTAACCCCTTGAACGTTGCAGCCTTTGCTAAAATCTCATCCAACAACTCCCGATTTTCCTTATTTTCCTCTGCATAAGCAAGAGTATCAAGAATTTCCTGATGGGAAATAAATTCCTCCGCCTTTGGAGATTTTACATCATACATAGTACTTACCTCAAATCTTTCCAGTGGCCACGCCACCCCTCTTTAGGTTTATGAAAGTATATGACAACCAGTTCTCTGGTATTTCACTGATACTTTACATAGTATACCACTATTCCTACTAAAATGCATTGGAATTTCGCACATATAAAAAGATTGTCCCTTTAATCAGGCATGCAATCTCTTTATATGTAAGCCATTTAAAAGCATATCAATTTACCATACACGATATGCAAAAATACCATACAAAAAATCCCCAGCGGATTAACCGCTAGGGATCTAAGGTCTTGTAAAATTAAGCTTCTACAGGGTATACACTAACTTTACGGTTATAACGACCGGCACGTTCAAAAGCCACTTTACCAGGCACAAGTGCAAATAAAGTGTCATCTTTACCGATGCCTACGTTAGTACCAGGATGAAAATGAGTACCACGTTGACGAACGATGATATTACCGCTCTTTACGATGGAACCGTCATGGCATTTAACACCAAGGCGTTTAGATTCACTGTCACGACCGTTACGAGTACTGGACACACCTTTTTTATGTGCGAACAATTGCAAATCAAAAGTAAACATTAAGTTCACCTCCTATATTTCGTGTATTTGGACAAACTCCGGATACTGACGACTGATTTCCTCGAAGCCGAGGATCATAGTCTCCAAAATATCCTGTCCACTCCGGTTAATCATACCGGAGAGAACCATATCACATCGACCTTCGCTATTGGTATACTCCCCTTCTTGCTCGGCAATACGGGTCAAACCTAACATCGCCGTCGCCGATAAGGCAGACAATGCGGCGCATACAATATCGAAGCCATGCTCATCATATCCTGCATGACCGGACATGTGACATCCAGTTACCTGACCGTCACTATTCCGCTGGATTCCGATGGAAACCATAATTAAGCTTGGATAGATTCAATACGAACTTTTGTGAACGGTTGGCGATGGCCTTGGCGGCGACGGTAATTGGATTTAGCTTTGTATTTGAAGACTAAGATCTTTTTACCTTTACCTTGCTCAAGCACCGTACCTGTAACCTTTGCACCGTTTACAAGAGGAGCGCCAACTTTAACGTCACCGTCATTCACTACAGTCAAAACTTCTTCGAATGTAACGGAATCGTTAGCAGCTGCTTCCAATTTTTCGATAGTAATTACATCGCCTTCAGCAACGCGATATTGCTTACCACCGGTTTTAATAATTGCGTACATGAGAACACCTCCTTGTTATCGAACTCGCTGAATACGGTATCCCGACCCGGAGCCGGGCGTTTAAACCTACTTCATGCGGATTGCAAAGTTCAGAAAACCGAACTAATACTGATATAGTATACCTTGTTTCACCTCTGTTGTCAAACGAAAATCAAGGTTATTCCGCTGTATTTGATACTTTCACAGATAGACTCGTTCACATC
It encodes the following:
- the rplU gene encoding 50S ribosomal protein L21 — its product is MYAIIKTGGKQYRVAEGDVITIEKLEAAANDSVTFEEVLTVVNDGDVKVGAPLVNGAKVTGTVLEQGKGKKILVFKYKAKSNYRRRQGHRQPFTKVRIESIQA
- the rpmA gene encoding 50S ribosomal protein L27; translation: MFTFDLQLFAHKKGVSSTRNGRDSESKRLGVKCHDGSIVKSGNIIVRQRGTHFHPGTNVGIGKDDTLFALVPGKVAFERAGRYNRKVSVYPVEA
- a CDS encoding ribosomal-processing cysteine protease Prp; this encodes MVSIGIQRNSDGQVTGCHMSGHAGYDEHGFDIVCAALSALSATAMLGLTRIAEQEGEYTNSEGRCDMVLSGMINRSGQDILETMILGFEEISRQYPEFVQIHEI
- the hydG gene encoding [FeFe] hydrogenase H-cluster radical SAM maturase HydG yields the protein MYDVKSPKAEEFISHQEILDTLAYAEENKENRELLDEILAKAATFKGLNHREAAVLLECPLPEYKEKLFALAKEIKKTIYGDRIVLFAPLYLSNYCINGCVYCPYHSKNRDIKRKKLTQEQIKEEVIALEAMGHKRIVIESGEDPLNNPLEYILESIKTIYSIKNKNGEIRRVNVNIAACSVEDYKKLHDVGIGTYTLFQETYNKENYEALHPTGPKSDYAYHTEAMDRAMQGGIDDVGIGVLYGLEHYKYDFVGLLMHAEHLEAVFGVGPHTISVPRICPADDIDVDDFSNAVPDDIFEKIVALIRVSTPYTGMIMSTRETQEMRERGLALGISQISGGSRTSVGGYKEEEKPEDNSAQFDRSDTRTLDEIVDWLLDLGYVPSFCTACYRAGRTGDRFMALAKSGQIHNCCQPNALMTLNEYIMDYGNEKTKTHGAKVIESQLENIKNDLVKDKAKAYIAQMKDGERDFRF
- the recJ gene encoding single-stranded-DNA-specific exonuclease RecJ; translation: MIRKKRWRLSSGDTEQENILIRELGVNPIVAKLMVNRHIDVNEGRRFLTGNLSDLLEPFTLKDMDIAVSLIQKTLESNKSIVIYGDYDVDGITATSLLYRFFQRLHANVSYYIPERQSEGYGLNLEALEHLVEQGTALVITVDCGISSYDIVEAVRDRLDIIITDHHTAPDRIPRAKAVINHKQKDCPYTDKNLSGVGVAFKLCQALWLTKYGEWYLDDLDIVALGTVADVVPLVGENRVIVKAGLEKMNEHPNLGIHKLIDVSGLHEKNITSGHIGFTLAPRLNAAGRVTHATRAVELLVTDDSDVAEAIAEELNETNRERQELERNIYEQARIDVLNQGHEADYVTVVAGKEWHPGVIGIVASRLVEEFYKPTLVISIHDGVGKGSCRSIDGFNIYDALKSCEDILIQFGGHAAAAGFSIDANRIDELRSRLTEYCKRTIDDEEYVPVVFIDAELPVDDIDVDIIDSISALEPYGMANSTPVFAVMEAVVQDIMLMGQLKTHCKVILETSRGTLDAIAWNRPELFKLIFVGTKVKVAFSLQKNEWQGTVSPQLMIQDIEPITEEPISLTAEGLRQIYVIVKHSMRGNSQSVYHVEQAILRRKPTEQNNRSALASLDVFKELGIVKEYTSDDGQLMLRWNTVEGKLDLVTSVTFLTYSR